The following coding sequences lie in one Aspergillus puulaauensis MK2 DNA, chromosome 3, nearly complete sequence genomic window:
- the SLM5 gene encoding asparagine--tRNA ligase SLM5 (COG:J;~EggNog:ENOG410PI3Y;~InterPro:IPR006195,IPR002312,IPR012340,IPR004364, IPR004522;~PFAM:PF00152;~go_function: GO:0000166 - nucleotide binding [Evidence IEA];~go_function: GO:0004812 - aminoacyl-tRNA ligase activity [Evidence IEA];~go_function: GO:0004816 - asparagine-tRNA ligase activity [Evidence IEA];~go_function: GO:0005524 - ATP binding [Evidence IEA];~go_process: GO:0006418 - tRNA aminoacylation for protein translation [Evidence IEA];~go_process: GO:0006421 - asparaginyl-tRNA aminoacylation [Evidence IEA]), with amino-acid sequence MLTWRRTFVTSLARLNRNPPATGANPTLLRCAQVLRNSQQKPCSLEDQEIKLHGYIRSVRKQKRFAFAEISDGSAVDAVQAILKPAQAAELSTGTAIEISGIWKACPPGKEQTHELQATAVDVVGKADPETYPIQKKYHSPEFLRQIPHLRFRTPLNSLLARFRSECLYQLGNVFRAAPNGGFIQVHPPVITSSDCEGAGETFAVIPRETLATGLPDKEHEHFFRAPKYLSVSSQLHLEAYAAELGNVWTLAPMFRAEKSDTPRHLSEFYMLEAEVNFLSNLESLTDVVEYLLRDLTRRLYETPAGQEILSIKHEANPESSEPNATLDLRQRWLNLMDGPKWRRLTYTDATAALQEAVSQGNVTFEYAPTWDGGLQLEHERYLVDAINDGQPIFITDYPKAIKPFYMGPSANASAESETVACFDLLLPEVSEVAGGSLREHRLPELIKNMREHGLIKSSSENAESQDYPHLLPGEDLSHLQWYADLRRWGTAPHGGFGLGFDRFLGYLTGVSSIRDTVAFPRYFGRADC; translated from the exons ATGCTGACATGGCGTCGCACCTTCGTCACGTCTCTCGCCAGGCTGAATCGTAACCCCCCGGCAACAGGCGCAAATCCGACACTTCTCCGGTGCGCCCAAGTCCTCCGAAACAGCCAGCAAAAGCCCTGCAGTCTCGAAGACCAGGAAATCAAACTGCACGGCTACATTCGCTCTGTCCGCAAGCAGAAACGTTTTGCGTTTGCAGAGATCTCCGATGGATCTGCCGTGGATGCTGTACAGGCGATCTTGAAGCCTGCACAAGCGGCTGA ATTATCAACTGGGACCGCAATTGAGATATCAGGCATATGGAAGGCCTGTCCGCCTGGCAAGGAGCAGACCCATGAGCTACAAGCGACGGCAGTGGACGTTGTGGGCAAGGCAGACCCAGAG ACATACCCTATTCAGAAAAAATACCACAGTCCTGAATTCCTCCGGCAGATTCCGCACCTCCGATTCCGAACGCCTCTCAACTCCCTCCTTGCTCGTTTCCGATCTGAATGCCTATACCAGCTTGGGAATGTCTTTCGCGCTGCTCCAAACGGCGGGTTCATACAGGTCCACCCACCGGTGATAACGTCGTCCGATTGCGAGGGTGCTGGGGAGACCTTTGCTGTAATTCCGCGCGAGACTCTGGCGACGGGCCTTCCGGACAAGGAACATGAGCATTTCTTCCGGGCGCCCAAGTACCTAAGCGTATCCTCGCAGCTACACCTAGAAGCCTATGCGGCCGAATTAGGAAATGTCTGGACGCTGGCGCCCATGTTCCGGGCCGAGAAGAGCGATACGCCTCGTCATCTGAGTGAATTCTACATGCTTGAAGCTGAGGTCAACTTCCTTTCCAATCTCGAGTCCCTTACAGATGTGGTGGAGTACCTTCTCCGCGACCTAACACGGCGGCTCTACGAAACACCAGCAGGACAGGAAATCCTCTCTATAAAGCACGAGGCCAACCCGGAATCCTCTGAGCCAAATGCAACTCTGGACCTCCGGCAGCGCTGGCTCAATCTCATGGACGGACCCAAATGGCGTCGTCTTACCTACACGGACGCCACCGCAGCACTCCAGGAAGCCGTCTCCCAAGGCAATGTGACCTTTGAGTACGCCCCAACCTGGGATGGCGGGCTGCAACTCGAACATGAACGCTACCTCGTCGACGCCATCAACGACGGCCAACCCATTTTCATCACAGACTACCCCAAAGCCATCAAACCATTCTACATGGGCCCGTCGGCCAACGCCAGCGCAGAATCAGAAACAGTCGCCTGtttcgacctcctcctccctgaAGTCAGCGAAGTCGCCGGCGGCTCGCTGAGGGAGCACCGTCTCCCAGagctcatcaagaacatGCGCGAGCATGGGCTTATCAAGTCGTCGTCTGAGAATGCAGAATCGCAAGACTATCCCCACCTTCTCCCAGGAGAAGACCTCAGTCATTTGCAGTGGTATGCTGACCTGCGACGGTGGGGGACTGCGCCGCATGGTGGATTCGGACTCGGGTTTGACCGGTTCCTGGGATATCTGACTGGAGTGTCGAGTATAAGGGATACAGTTGCGTTCCCGAGGTATTTTGGTCGGGCGGATTGCTAG
- a CDS encoding uncharacterized protein (COG:G;~EggNog:ENOG410QDHE;~InterPro:IPR020846,IPR011701,IPR036259;~PFAM:PF07690;~TransMembrane:11 (o111-133i145-164o170-189i201-221o233-255i303-324o336-356i368-389o395-414i421-440o460-481i);~go_function: GO:0022857 - transmembrane transporter activity [Evidence IEA];~go_process: GO:0055085 - transmembrane transport [Evidence IEA]), whose protein sequence is MTSTKINDISVTAYGTAPSSQHDFTTAKRTGKDAEHPSSDDEISREAALTALTVDQERRLIRRVDWRLVPLLCMLYLMKKIDENNASNARIMNQGTDRNILTQLGITSDQFGMVTVLYTVPYILAEIPSNLILKKVRPSRWQSRIMVSWGIVTACTAAVTNLAGLYTVRFMLGLTEAGMFPAIILQLTYWYRPDEIAVRLVWIYSVGNVAGIIGGVLAYAFNGASGAGGVSGWQWLFIVEGAVTIVLAVVVLFCLPDFPATTKWLSPTERAFLQARLPVNSPRAAEKNFVFKEVVKTFRDRRLWLFTLTWACMTSGSSGVKFYQPTIIANMGFSDIATAQILNIPMSVLTIVFIIIGGFASNRATVPLPVFPITCTVIVIACYSVLVAYPNDIGVYIAMMIGNAASVTWFPMMWSWRSQTVNGATGSAFAIGFVNSYGQVGDAVGPQMFQDKYEPRYQLPFGLAMGLIALCGLTNSYTWWATRQTERDTRKHKIARLKAKRDNEAVLDDVLDHDLEGRRRVVNG, encoded by the exons ATGACTTCAACCAAAATAAATGACATATCGGTGACAGCTTACGGCACagctccatcttcccagCATGATTTCACAACGGCAAAGCGTACAGGAAAGGATGCCGAGCACCCTAGTAGCGATGATGAGATCAGCCGAGAGGCCGCCCTTACTGCGCTGACAGTCGACCAAGAGCGGAGGCTTATTCGTCGAGTAGACTGGCGTCTGGTCCCTCTGCTGTGCATGCTCTacctgatgaagaagattgatGAAAATAAT GCTTCGAATGCGAGAATCATGAACCAGGGAACAGATCGCAATATCCTAACGCAACTAGGAATCACGTCTGATCAGTTTGGCATGGTCACCGTCTTGTATACT GTGCCGTATATATTAGCTGAGATTCCGTCCAATTTGATATTGAAGAAAGTCAGACCATCCCGATGGCAATCTAGGATTATGGTCAGCTG GGGCATTGTCACGGCTTGCACAGCTGCAGTCACGAACCTGGCTGGCCTGTATACCGTGCGGTTCATGCTCGGATTG ACTGAGGCTGGGATGTTTCCCGCTATTATTCTGCAACTTACCTACTGGTACCGGCCTGACGAAATTGCGGTGAGATTGGTCTGGATTT ACAGCGTTGGGAATGTTGCCGGCATCATAGGAGGAGTTCTTGCGTATGCGTTCAATGGCGCCTCTGGCGCTGGTGGCGTATCTGGCTGGCAATG GCTGTTCATCGTTGAGGGTGCTGTGACCATTGTATTAGCAGTTGTGGTCCTGTTCTGCTTGCCTGACT TCCCTGCTACAACCAAGTGGCTGTCTCCAACCGAGAGGGCATTCCTCCAAGCACGCTTACCGGTAAACTCCCCACGGGCAGCAGAGAAGAATTTCGTTTTCAAGGAAGTCGTCAAAACTTTCCGTGACCGCAGACTATGgctcttcaccctcacctGGGCTTGCATGACCAGCGGAAGCAGTGGCGTCAAATTCTACCAACCGACTATCATCGCTAACATGGGCTTCAGCGACATCGCGACAGCTCagatcctcaatatccccaTGTCGGTTCTGACAATCGtgttcatcatcatcggtgGATTCGCATCCAACAGAGCAACAGTCCCGCTTCCCGTATTTCCCATTACGTGCACAGTCATCGTCATAGCTTGTTACTCGGTGCTGGTGGCGTACCCCAACGACATTGGCGTTTACATCGCCATGATGATCGGTAATGCCGCATCTGTTACTTGGTTCCC TATGATGTGGTCATGGCGCTCTCAGACAGTGAATGGAGCTACAGGATCCGCCTTTGCAATCGGCTTCGTCAACAGTTATGGACAGGTCGGTGACGCAGTTGGGCCACAGATGTTCCAGGACAAGTACGAGCCGCGGTACCAGCTGCCGTTCGGGCTCGCAATGGGCCTTATAGCTCTTTGCGGACTTACGAACTCGTACACTTGGTGGGCTACTCGCCAAACGGAGAGAGATACACGTAAGCATAAGATTGCTCGCCTGAAGGCTAAGCGGGACAACGAAGCTGTCCTTGATGATGTATTGGACCATGATCTTGAGGGTAGGCGGCGTGTAGTGAATGGTTAG
- a CDS encoding TauD/TfdA family dioxygenase (COG:I;~EggNog:ENOG410PJYC;~InterPro:IPR042098,IPR003819;~PFAM:PF02668;~go_function: GO:0016491 - oxidoreductase activity [Evidence IEA];~go_process: GO:0055114 - oxidation-reduction process [Evidence IEA]) gives MSTTVTWVTPPAEAPPRQPDINYAPDYDKWQARAARRVAAGGLPTRVPDGFPEQLTGDVVWQGETLADTYDWTYVLSPEQLAEIDAALAHFKSLDLHYGYITQETFPLPTLHAELRRLSNELHSGHGFFVLRGLKVDEHTREENIIIYAGVSSHIAAQRGRQDHKYNGAPADVVLTHVKDLSRSVDNSIIGSPAYTTDKQVFHTDSGDIVSLFALETALHGGASKLTSTWRVYNEIARTRPDLIHTLAESWDMEVFEKNAPKQWTERPLLHLLPATDTVPQRVSLQYGRRYFVGFGALPRSPNIPPISEAQAEALDTLHFIGERFCVNTEFQRGDIQYVNNLAVFHARDGFVDSAEKQRHLLRLWLRDPENAWHTPEVLAPRWAQIYEGVSPESEVFPEEPFIRSAGNKGR, from the exons ATGTCGACAACAGTCACCTGGGTCACCCCTCCCGCCGAGGCCCCGCCGCGTCAGCCCGATATCAACTATGCCCCAGACTACGACAAGTGGCAGGCCCGCGCTGCCAGACGGGTCGCTGCTGGGGGGCTTCCCACCAGGGTCCCTGACGGCTTCCCCGAGCAGCTTACTGGGGATGTAGTCTGGCAGGGTGAAACCCTAGCTGATACCTATGACTGGACGTATGTTCTGAGCCCTGAGCAGCTGGCCGAGATTGACGCCGCCCTGGCCCATTTCAAAT CCCTCGATCTCCATTATGGCTATATCACCCAGGAGACATTtcccctcccaaccctccacGCGGAACTCCGCCGTCTCTCCAACGAGCTACACAGCGGACACGGattcttcgtcctccgcgGCCTCAAGGTCGACGAACACACGCGCGAAGAAAATATCATCATTTACGCCGGTGTATCCTCCCACATAGCCGCTCAGCGAGGCCGGCAGGATCACAAATACAACGGCGCCCCGGCAGACGTGGTGCTCACACACGTCAAAGACCTCAGCCGCTCTGTTGACAATAGCATTATCGGAAGCCCCGCTTATACAACGGATAAGCAGGTGTTCCATACCGACTCGGGGGATATAGTCTCGTTGTTTGCTCTCGAGACAGCATTGCATGGAGGCGCGAGCAAGCTTACCAGTACATGGCGTGTGTATAATGAGATTGCACGGACAAGGCCAGACCTGATACATACCCTGGCGGAGAGTTGGGATATGGAGGT GTTCGAGAAAAATGCACCAAAACAGTGGACAGAGAgacctcttctccatctcctcccggCAACGGATACCGTCCCCCAGAGAGTCTCTCTCCAATATGGGCGACGCTATTTCGTGGGGTTTGGTGCTCTCCCACGCAGCCCTAACATCCCCCCTATCAGCGAAGCCCAAGCGGAAGCACTAGACACACTGCACTTCATCGGCGAGAGGTTCTGTGTGAATACCGAGTTCCAAAGAGGAGACATCCAGTACGTGAATAACCTGGCCGTCTTCCATGCGAGAGACGGGTTTGTGGATAGTGCAGAGAAGCA ACGCCACTTGCTACGTCTCTGGCTACGAGACCCCGAGAATGCATGGCATACGCCTGAAGTATTGGCACCCAGATGGGCTCAGATCTACGAGGGGGTATCGCCAGAATCAGAAGTATTTCCGGAGGAACCTTTTATTCGCAGTGCGGGAAATAAGGGCCGATGA
- a CDS encoding uncharacterized protein (COG:A;~EggNog:ENOG410PX55;~InterPro:IPR000504,IPR012677,IPR035979;~PFAM:PF00076;~go_function: GO:0003676 - nucleic acid binding [Evidence IEA]) has product MLKPFLIRDFEEDSQQPDIIEDTASDLYNATDVSVGPQRRHGLVQLAAEDYDEIAYIHPQARLTYLDEDDGETITVGSSLELAQRLDEPPPQITDTGFPTTIHLFDIKRRKSITDIWKRFGFDDRAKRAESPDAQVVVDDRNDRDATPEPNTSCEEKLDLHNEETNTTGNDAPESLLSAFEAAMAGVMNETRHDPTANTSSRNPQTESSSNLPRETTEAFASAIRSVIEAAESISSGVRSKLPELERHLENARRALPNDITDSMRNAFMVFEDQVKAMVSALNNLPETIRRDNGPGNARRFPEIPTPAEALNGFRDMGAQLGGIGQSLLDTFESSVRSAWAGQPESFFTGFPNYSSQSNNPPTSGPGNPTTTPFQPRDATASPFAFPFGSIPSPATIPPQAPPPTFWGPPYPRPFPMSWYAPGPLPFTANPGPGAVPQPPSDLPSSEPHSFEPIPSRSLFIGNLGFNVTERMVKDVFTSKGLEVDVYLPLDSRTNKHAGFGYLTFPTDDAATSGLIELQGAVIDGHCINLEYVDHTPITSLAHRATEHSNADTASSPQTSGVVRRDTADDSPSTGRDNNSGSKPNNETVHDRLLAQTEARFPPVSQLDAHMLAGQSTTPKIKDATNAEEAVDAATGSTAVPPHHIPGSFPQETYNAPIRETPAEAGPTPWVREPHNSRHAHYHFHPRRAATVRLPGPDPRSFDPFEPQPGLRRRATERHSLRGNGRHAGPRHRASFHQFSQTPQEQAPERTQPLGAHAEESAPYVTNKEVKKQQKQRAIDECINALSQMGYGNEEDGGRQRLAIYAAAAKGELVEAIEMIEEERKAYEQRG; this is encoded by the exons ATGCTGAAGCCGTTCCTGATAAGGGATTTTGAGGAAGATTCCCAACAACCCGACATCATCGAAGATACCGCTTCCGATCTGTACAATGCTACGGATGTGAGCGTCGGCCCTCAGCGGCGACATGGGCTTGTGCAGTTAGCTGCTGAGGATTATGATGAAATCGCCTATATACACCCGCAGGCTCGGTTGACTTATctagatgaggatgatggcgaaACCATCACG GTCGGCTCATCCCTTGAACTCGCCCAGCGCCTTGACGAGCCGCCCCCGCAAATTACAGATACCGGTTTCCCTACCACTATACATCTATTTGATATCAAACGCAGGAAGTCTATCACGGATATTTGGAAAAGGTTCGGATTTGATGATAGGGCGAAACGTGCTGAATCGCCAGATGCCCAAGTTGTTGTGGACGACCGAAATGATCGTGATGCAACCCCGGAACCCAATACGAGTTGCGAGGAGAAGTTGGACCTCCACAATGAAGAGACGAATACGACTGGGAACGATGCGCCCGAGTCTTTGCTCTCCGCGTTTGAGGCAGCGATGGCCGGGGTAATGAACGAAACACGGCACGATCCCACGGCGAACACCTCGTCTAGGAACCCGCAAACCGAATCATCCTCTAATCTCCCACGGGAGACGACGGAAGCTTTTGCTTCGGCTATACGGAGTGTTATCGAAGCGGCAGAATCCATCAGCTCCGGGGTGAGGTCGAAACTTCCGGAGCTCGAAAGGCATCTGGAGAATGCTAGGAGGGCTCTTCCCAATGATATCACGGACTCTATGCGAAATGCTTTCATGGTATTCGAGGACCAGGTCAAGGCCATGGTATCAGCCCTCAACAACCTGCCGGAGACTATTAGGCGGGACAATGGCCCGGGAAATGCTCGTCGCTTCCCAGAGATTCCTACACCCGCCGAGGCACTAAATGGATTCCGCGACATGGGTGCGCAGCTTGGTGGGATAGGACAAAGCCTACTCGACACTTTCGAGTCGAGTGTTCGAAGCGCCTGGGCAGGGCAACCGGAGAGCTTTTTTACTGGCTTCCCTAATTACTCCTCCCAgtccaacaaccccccaacAAGCGGTCCGGGTAATCCTACAACAACTCCCTTTCAACCCCGTGATGCCACAGCTTCACCATTTGCTTTCCCATTCGGGTCGATACCATCCCCGGCCACAATCCCACCACAAGCTCCTCCACCCACTTTCTGGGGCCCACCTTATCCGCGCCCATTCCCAATGTCTTGGTATGCACCCGGACCACTGCCATTCACTGCCAACCCCGGTCCTGGCGCTGTACCTCAACCGCCATCTGATCTGCCATCGTCGGAACCGCACAGTTTTGAACCCATCCCGTCCCGATCACTCTTCATTGGTAATCTTGGGTTTAACGTGACCGAGAGGATGGTCAAGGATGTTTTCACGTCTAAAGGTCTCGAGGTTGATGTTTACCTTCCTTTGGATTCCAGGACCAACAAACATGCAGGGTTTGGCTATCTGACCTTCCCTACGGATGATGCCGCTACGTCGGGATTAATAGAGCTGCAAGGGGCCGTTATAGATGGACACTGTATCAATCTTGAATACGTTGACCATACCCCGATCACGTCACTAGCGCACCGGGCGACTGAGCACTCAAATGCTGACACTGCCTCCTCGCCTCAGACCTCAGGTGTTGTTCGTCGTGATACAGCTGATGATTCCCCGAGTACTGGGCGTGACAACAACAGCGGCTCAAAGCCAAACAACGAAACGGTACATGATAGGTTGCTTGCCCAAACGGAAGCCCGATTCCCACCTGTGTCGCAGTTAGATGCGCACATGTTAGCAGGCCAATCAACCACACCAAAAATCAAAGATGCCACTAACGCAGAAGAGGCTGTGGATGCTGCTACAGGAAGTACTGCTGTCCCGCCCCATCATATTCCTGGCTCTTTTCCGCAAGAAACATACAATGCTCCTATTCGGGAAACTCCCGCAGAAGCCGGTCCAACTCCTTGGGTTCGCGAGCCTCACAATAGCCGCCATGCTCATTATCAtttccatcctcgccgtgCAGCAACCGTACGGCTGCCAGGGCCGGACCCAAGGAGCTTTGATCCTTTCGAGCCTCAGCCGGGGCTAAGACGACGGGCCACTGAACGCCATTCGCTTCGGGGTAATGGTCGACATGCGGGCCCTCGCCACCGCGCTTCGTTCCATCAATTTTCACAAACGCCGCAAGAGCAAGCACCCGAGCGGACACAGCCCCTAGGCGCGCATGCAGAAGAGTCAGCTCCGTATGTGACAAATAAGGAAGTCAAGAAGCAACAGAAGCAACGTGCGATAGATGAATGCATCAATGCGTTGTCTCAGATGGGGTACGGGaacgaagaagatggtggcAGACAGAGGTTGGCAATTTATGCCGCCGCAGCCAAGGGCGAGCTCGTCGAAGCAATTGAGATGATCGAGGAGGAACGCAAGGCTTACGAACAACGAGGATAG
- a CDS encoding putative histone acetyltransferase (MysT1) (COG:B;~EggNog:ENOG410PNE7;~InterPro:IPR036388,IPR016181,IPR040706,IPR002717;~PFAM:PF01853,PF17772;~go_function: GO:0004402 - histone acetyltransferase activity [Evidence IEA];~go_process: GO:0006355 - regulation of transcription, DNA-templated [Evidence IEA];~go_process: GO:0016573 - histone acetylation [Evidence IEA]): MAAEDPRAQSLTRNVQHVVLGNLRFQTWYQSIYPEDLVSKDTDTLYVCRWCFRYACDIGTHASHTKRCPHRTTPPGTKVYDHAGYSVWEVDGANYKLFGQNLSLFAKLFLDHKSVFFDVVSFLYYILVFTDPNNNDPNETYHILGFFSKEKLSWDANNLACILVFPPYQHKQLGKLLMGVSYKISGWEQDSSLIGGPERPLSEMGRRSYNRFWEERIARYLVSHSSSANAAGAAQSKETKTQKPTANKGRKKHPHELMTVQEIGLATGMLTEDVITALRGLGALEPASPSKTRKRTQSGAGESDAPPVVVRKSKVLEWAKAHKIPIRDPVRPEGSVLRNSETAENRKMEISGSDDDE, encoded by the coding sequence ATGGCGGCTGAAGACCCTCGTGCACAATCTTTGACCCGCAACGTCCAGCACGTCGTTCTTGGCAATCTGCGTTTCCAAACCTGGTACCAATCCATCTACCCAGAAGACCTCGTAAGCAAGGACACAGACACGCTCTACGTCTGCCGGTGGTGCTTTCGGTATGCATGCGACATAGGCACCCACGCAAGCCATACGAAACGCTGCCCTCACCGAACGACACCCCCCGGGACAAAGGTCTACGACCACGCAGGCTATTCCGTTTGGGAAGTTGACGGCGCAAACTACAAACTCTTCGGGCAGAACCTCTCCCTATTCGCgaagctcttcctcgaccaCAAATCTGTGTTTTTTGACGTCGTGTCCTTTCTCTATTATATCCTGGTATTCACCGATCCGAATAACAATGACCCGAACGAGACATACCACatcctcggcttcttctccaaggagaagctctcgtGGGACGCGAATAACCTAGCTTGTATTCTCGTCTTTCCACCATACCAACATAAGCAACTAGGGAAATTGCTGATGGGCGTAAGCTACAAAATTAGCGGCTGGGAGCAGGATAGCAGCCTAATCGGTGGCCCAGAGCGGCCGCTGAGTGAAATGGGGCGCAGGAGCTATAATCGATTCTGGGAGGAGCGAATAGCGAGATATCTTGTTTCTCATTCTTCCAGTGCGAACGCTGCCGGAGCGGCACAGTCAAAAGAAACCAAGACGCAAAAGCCCACCGCGAATAAGGGTCGTAAGAAACACCCTCACGAACTTATGACGGTTCAAGAGATTGGCCTGGCTACAGGCATGTTAACGGAAGATGTCATTACCGCATTGCGTGGTCTAGGGGCTCTTGAACCGGCGAGCCCCTCTAAAACACGCAAGAGGACACAATCGGGAGCAGGAGAGAGTGATGCGCCTCCCGTTGTTGTTCGAAAGTCCAAGGTCCTGGAGTGGGCTAAGGCCCATAAAATCCCCATACGTGACCCTGTTAGACCAGAAGGCTCTGTTCTGCGTAATTCAGAGACAGCGGAAAACCGGAAGATGGAGATTTCTGGtagtgatgatgacgagTGA
- the CCT6 gene encoding chaperonin-containing T-complex subunit CCT6 (BUSCO:EOG09262516;~COG:O;~EggNog:ENOG410PHIM;~InterPro:IPR002423,IPR012722,IPR027410,IPR027413, IPR017998,IPR002194,IPR027409;~PFAM:PF00118;~go_function: GO:0005524 - ATP binding [Evidence IEA];~go_function: GO:0051082 - unfolded protein binding [Evidence IEA];~go_process: GO:0006457 - protein folding [Evidence IEA]) — protein sequence MSATQLLNPKAESRRRAEALKVNISAGEGLQDVLKSNLGPSGTLKMLVDGAGGIKLTKDGNVLLREMQIQNPTAVMIARAATAQDDITGDGTTSVVLLVGELLRQADRHISEGLHPRVITDGYEIAKDEALKFLDKFKIERAIDRELLLSVARTSLSTKLNGALAEKLTPDIVDAVLAIHRAPEKPDLHMVEIMTMQHRTSSDTQLIRGLALDHGARHPDMPKRVENAFILTLNVSLEYEKSEINSGFYYSSAEQRDKLVESERKFVDSKLQKIVELKKQVCGDDPKKSFVIINQKGIDPLSLDVLVKNGIMALRRAKRRNMERLQLICGGIAQNSVEDLTPDVLGWAGLVYEHQLGEEKYTFVEEVKDPKSVTLLIKGPNSHTIAQVKEAVRDGLRSVYNTIVDGCVIPGAGAFQVACHAHLSSDEFRKSVKGKAKWGVEAFADALLIIPKILAENSGHDIQDSLAVLQQERADGNIVGLDLTTGEPMDPVQEGVFDSFRVLRNCVASSSGIASNLLLCDELLKARQMGKQGGPGGME from the exons ATGTCGGCAACGCAGCTGCTGAACCCCAAGGCGGAGTCGAGG CGGAGAGCGGAGGCCTTGAAGGTGAACATCAGTGCTGGTGAGGGTCTTCAGGATGTCCTGAAGTCGAATCTCGGTCCGTCCGGGACCTTGAAGAT GCTGGtggatggtgctggtggt ATCAAGCTGACAAAGGATGGAAACGTTCTGCTGCGAGAGATG CAAATCCAAAACCCCACGGCC GTTATGATCGCTCGTGCTGCGACCGCTCAAGATGATATCACAGGTGACGGAACGACCTCAGTCGTATTGCTGGTCGGCGAACTTCTGAGACAGGCGGACCGTCACATTTCTGAAGGATTGCACCCCAGAGTTATCACGGACGGTTATGAGATCGCGAAGGACGAAGCTTTGAAG TTCCTCGACAAATTCAAGATCGAACGGGCAATTGACCGCGAACTTCTTCTTTCCGTTGCTCGAACATCGCTTAGCACAAAGTTGAATGGCGCGCTCGCCGAGAAACTCACACCTGACATCGTCGATGCCGTACTTGCCATTCACCGAGCACCGGAGAAGCCCGACCTGCACATGGTTGAGATCATGACCATGCAGCACCGTACCTCTTCCGACACACAGCTTATCCGTGGTCTAGCACTAGACCACGGCGCAAGACACCCTGATATGCCGAAGCGAGTTGAAAATGCTTTTATTCTTACCCTTAACGTCAGTCTCGAGTACGAGAAGTCAGAGATTAACTCCGGGTTCTACTATTCATCCGCCGAGCAGAGGGATAAGCTTGTGGAAAGTGAGCGCAAATTCGTGGATTCGAAACTACAAAAGATTGTGGAACTTAAGAAGCAGGTTTGCGGAGATGACCCTAAGAAGAGCTTTGTTATCATCAACCAGAAGGGAATTGACCCCCTGAGCTTGGATGTCCTGGTGAAGAACGGTATCATGGCTCTTCGGAGAGCTAAGCGCAGAAACATGGAGCGTCTCCAGCTTATTTGCGGAGGTATCGCCCAAAACAGCGTGGAGGATCTTACCCCCGATGTCCTTGGGTGGGCTGGGCTTGTCTACGAACACCAGCTCGGAGAGGAGAAGTACACATTCGTTGAGGAGGTCAAGGATCCTAAGTCCGTGACTCTTCTTATCAAGGGCCCCAACAGTCACACTATCGCACAGGTTAAGGAAGCCGTTCGGGACGGTCTCCGGTCAGTGTACAACACAATCGTCGATGGCTGCGTTAttcctggtgctggagcCTTCCAGGTTGCCTGCCACGCTCACCTTTCCTCCGACGAATTTCGCAAATCCGTCAAGGGTAAGGCCAAGTGGGGTGTTGAGGCATTTGCCGATGCTCTTTTGATCATCCCCAAGATCCTCGCCGAGAACTCTGGCCACGACATCCAGGACTCTCTGGCAGTGCTGCAGCAGGAGCGGGCAGATGGCAACATCGTCGGCCTGGACCTGACTACGGGTGAGCCTATGGATCCTGTGCAGGAAGGTGTGTTCGATTCGTTCCGTGTCCTGCGAAACTGTGTCGCTTCCAGCTCGGGTATCGCCTCGAACCTCCTCCTCTGTGACGAGCTCCTCAAGGCCAGGCAGATGGGCAAACAAGGTGGACCCGGCGGCATGGAGTAA